Genomic DNA from Corynebacterium diphtheriae:
GTTGATGGTCACGGGGCCGATCTTGGTGGATGCGGAAGCACCGGAGCCGGACAGGTTGAGCCAACTGTTTTTGCCCAGCTTTTTGCGCTTGCGATATTGGATTCCCATGGTGCTCCCTCGGGTGAAATAGTGCCGCTATTAGTTTTCGATGTTGGCTTCTTCTTCTG
This window encodes:
- a CDS encoding DUF4236 domain-containing protein; translation: MGIQYRKRKKLGKNSWLNLSGSGASASTKIGPVTINSRGGVWVKLPGGLTFRGRWK